The following are encoded in a window of Panicum virgatum strain AP13 chromosome 5N, P.virgatum_v5, whole genome shotgun sequence genomic DNA:
- the LOC120672801 gene encoding splicing factor YJU2-like produces the protein MGERKVINKYYPHDFDPSKIPRRRRPKNGQIKVRMMLPMTLRCAACGEYLGRGTKFNARKEDAAGERYLGAIQVFRFYIRCPRCSAEIAFKTDPGNSDYAVESGATRSTEPWRGAADDGGAAAREGGGDAMAALEGRARAGRREMDADAALEEARSLSARRARVAPAQALESLHNRCRAADRREALRELEQVADEALVKSIRFRNAAGYLKRIDEEDDREDDEDFLAASLVRTVDAKVQNKKRRQGADQPVVIASKRRCTTAAAPAEGEAHDDDLAETSEGKASAGGALQALCCSYDDLSDDEEG, from the coding sequence atGGGCGAGCGCAAGGTAATAAACAAGTACTACCCTCACGACTTCGACCCGTCCaagatcccgcggcggcggcggcccaagaACGGGCAGATCAAGGTGCGCATGATGCTACCGATGACCCTCCGCTGCGCCGCCTGCGGCGAGTACCTCGGCCGGGGCACCAAGTTCAACGCCCGCAAGGAGGACGCCGCCGGGGAGCGCTACCTGGGCGCCATCCAGGTCTTCCGGTTCTACATCAGGTGCCCACGCTGCTCCGCCGAGATCGCCTTCAAGACGGACCCAGGGAACTCGGACTACGCGGTCGAGTCCGGCGCCACGCGGAGCACGGAGCCCTGGCGCGGCGCCGCGGACGACGGCGGGGCCGCTGCGCGGGAGGGCGGCGGAGACGccatggcggcgctggaggGCCGGGCGCGCGCCGGCAGGCGCGAGATGGACGCGGACGCGGCGCTGGAGGAGGCGCGCTCGCTCAGCGCCCGGCGCGCCCGGGTCGCGCCGGCGCAGGCCCTCGAGTCCCTGCACAACCGCTGCCGGGCAGCCGATCGCCGCGAGGCGCTGCGAGAGTTGGAGCAGGTAGCTGACGAGGCGCTGGTCAAATCCATCCGTTTCCGCAACGCCGCCGGCTACCTCAAGCGGATCGATGAGGAAGATGAccgcgaggacgacgaggacttCTTGGCGGCGTCTTTGGTCAGGACCGTGGACGCCAAAGTGCAGAACAAGAAGCGGCGGCAAGGTGCCGACCAGCCCGTGGTTATCGCTTCCAAGCGGAGatgcacgacggcggcggccccagCAGAGGGCGAGGCACACGACGATGATCTCGCGGAGACGTCGGAGGGCAAAGCATCTGCTGGCGGCGCTCTTCAGGCGCTGTGCTGCAGCTACGACGACCTCAGCGACGATGAGGAGGGCTGA